From the genome of Buchnera aphidicola (Muscaphis stroyani), one region includes:
- the def gene encoding peptide deformylase, producing MSVLKILNYPDKRLQLVAKPVLVIDEKIKKIAKNMIDTMNYGEGIGLAATQIDIQLQIIVIHKMETQKNNLILINPKIIEKNGFISIKEGCLSIPEYRDFVPRFKYIKVLATNLNGENVQIKAESMLSICIQHEIDHLQGKLFIDHLSLFKQERFQKKIKKILKIKNQKKFY from the coding sequence ATGTCAGTTTTAAAAATACTAAATTATCCAGACAAGAGATTACAATTGGTAGCAAAACCCGTTCTTGTAATCGATGAAAAAATAAAAAAAATCGCAAAAAATATGATAGATACTATGAATTATGGAGAAGGAATTGGATTAGCAGCAACTCAAATAGACATTCAATTACAAATTATTGTTATTCATAAAATGGAAACACAAAAAAATAATTTAATACTCATAAATCCTAAAATTATTGAAAAAAATGGTTTTATCAGTATAAAAGAAGGTTGCTTATCGATACCTGAGTATCGAGATTTTGTACCTAGATTTAAATACATAAAAGTTTTAGCAACGAATTTAAATGGAGAAAATGTACAAATAAAAGCTGAATCAATGCTGTCTATTTGCATTCAACACGAAATAGACCATCTTCAAGGAAAATTATTTATTGATCATCTTTCTTTATTTAAGCAAGAAAGGTTTCAAAAAAAAATTAAAAAAATACTAAAAATAAAAAATCAAAAAAAATTTTATTAA